A part of Gambusia affinis linkage group LG21, SWU_Gaff_1.0, whole genome shotgun sequence genomic DNA contains:
- the ppp1r16a gene encoding protein phosphatase 1 regulatory subunit 16A isoform X2, producing MAADHGELLAEMATVGRLSATERLKHAQKRRAQQLKAWAQMEKDASRGSRAKADKKKKRTTKVKFPNSVTLLEAAARNDVEEVRELLNSGVSPDLVNEDGLTALHQCCIDDFVEIVQCLLDAGASVNACDSELWTPLHAAATCGHTGLVQLLIQAGANLLAVNADGNMAYDLCEDEATLELLEMVMAEQGITQKRIDECRGAKELAMLADVEALINSGADLNAQDNNGATLLHIASANGYMSVAELLVDQRAQLELKDSDGWTPLHAAACWGQIQVVELLVAHGANLNSKSVLDETPLDVCIDEEVRAKLTDLKNKHDAIMKSQDKQKGTLQRRVSSTGSRGKVVRRVSVNERSSLYRREHHREAIVWQEPATTPEPQDDDEDRQTDIELLRHAHMVATGAATTRLEELEVADRKIASSSVANGETSVSLASSVPGELWSGGGRMDRSGTYELSPASRQAEGEGADSMTREKSHHTLADLKRQRAAAKLNKYPAPPPPLPSTAEVEEPPVAATTPQAQSEIQTIPTPEQSSSPSQVFFTPASGDPPLLKLRAPEEEQTNNKEPCCGLM from the exons ATGGCAGCAGACCATGGCGAACTGCTGGCCGAGATGGCCACGGTCGGGCGTCTGAGTGCCACGGAGCGCCTGAAGCATGCCCAGAAACGCCGCGCCCAGCAGCTGAAGGCGTGGGCGCAGATGGAAAAGGACGCGTCCCGAGGATCCAGGGCCAAGGcggacaagaagaagaaacgcaCTACAAAAGTAAAGTTCCCCAACTCTGTCACATTGCTGGAAGCAGCGGCCCGCAACGACGTTGAGGAGG TGAGAGAGCTGCTCAACAGCGGTGTCAGCCCAGATCTGGTCAATGAGGACGGACTGACAGCCCTGCATCAG tgcTGCATCGACGACTTTGTGGAGATAGTTCAGTGCCTGCTAGATGCTGGTGCCTCGGTGAACGCCTGCGACAGTGAGCTGTGGACGCCGCTGCACGCTGCTGCCACCTGTGGACACACTGGACTAGTGCAGCTCCTCATTCAGGC TGGAGCCAACCTGCTGGCTGTCAATGCAGACGGCAACATGGCCTATGACCTCTGTGAGGATGAGGCTACACTGGAGCTGCTAGAGATGGTTATGGCTGAGCAGG gGATAACTCAGAAGCGGATAGATGAATGCAGAGGCGCGAAAGAGCTGGCCATGCTTGCTGACGTGGAGGCTTTGATTAACTCCGGAGCAGATTTAAATGCACAAGACAACAATGGGGCGACGCTG CTCCACATAGCATCTGCCAATGGCTACATGTCTGTAGCAGAGCTGCTAGTCGACCAAAGGGCTCAGCTGGAACTGAAAGACTCTGACGGATGGACGCCGCTTCACGCTGCCGCCTGCTGGGGACAG ATCCAAGTGGTGGAGCTGCTGGTGGCTCACGGAGCCAATCTGAACTCCAAGTCTGTTTTAGATGAGACGCCGCTCG ATGTGTGTATCGATGAGGAGGTCAGAGCCAAACTGACGGACTTGAAGAACAAACACGACGCCATCATGAAAAGTCAGGACAAGCAGAAGGGCACGCTGCAAAGACGAGTGTCCAGCACTGGAAGCAGAGG GAAGGTTGTGCGTCGGGTCAGCGTGAACGAACGCTCCAGTCTGTACCGCCGGGAGCACCACAGGGAGGCCATCGTCTGGCAGGAGCCGGCGACCACACCTGAACCGCAGGACGACGACGAGGACAGACAGACTGACATTGAGCTGCTTCGGCATGCTCACATG GTTGCTACCGGAGCAGCAACGACACGCTTGGAGGAACTGGAGGTTGCCGACAGAAAGATCGCGTCATCTAGCGTGGCGAACGGGGAGACATCCGTGTCTCTGGCTTCCTCTGTGCCTGGTGAGCTGTGGAGCGGCGGGGGCCGCATGGATCGCAGCGGCACCTACGAGCTCAGTCCTGCGTCCCGGCAAGCGGAGGGCGAGGGCGCGGACAGCATGACCCGGGAGAAATCGCACCACACCCTGGCCGACCTGAAGCGCCAGCGCGCGGCTGCCAAGCTCAATAAGTATCCTGCACCTCCTCCCCCGCTGCCCTCCACCGCCGAGGTGGAGGAGCCTCCTGTCGCCGCGACGACCCCTCAGGCTCAATCAGAAATCCAAACGATCCCGACTCCAGAGCAGTCGTCGTCTCCCAGTCAGGTGTTCTTCACCCCAGCCAGCGGAGATCCTCCCTTGCTGAAACTGCGGGCCCCTGAAGAGGAGCAGACCAACAACAAGGAGCCATGCTGTGGCCTCATGTAG
- the ppp1r16a gene encoding protein phosphatase 1 regulatory subunit 16A isoform X1, with amino-acid sequence MERTESLQKLALFPFESNLGERAEHRHGITATLVAMAADHGELLAEMATVGRLSATERLKHAQKRRAQQLKAWAQMEKDASRGSRAKADKKKKRTTKVKFPNSVTLLEAAARNDVEEVRELLNSGVSPDLVNEDGLTALHQCCIDDFVEIVQCLLDAGASVNACDSELWTPLHAAATCGHTGLVQLLIQAGANLLAVNADGNMAYDLCEDEATLELLEMVMAEQGITQKRIDECRGAKELAMLADVEALINSGADLNAQDNNGATLLHIASANGYMSVAELLVDQRAQLELKDSDGWTPLHAAACWGQIQVVELLVAHGANLNSKSVLDETPLDVCIDEEVRAKLTDLKNKHDAIMKSQDKQKGTLQRRVSSTGSRGKVVRRVSVNERSSLYRREHHREAIVWQEPATTPEPQDDDEDRQTDIELLRHAHMVATGAATTRLEELEVADRKIASSSVANGETSVSLASSVPGELWSGGGRMDRSGTYELSPASRQAEGEGADSMTREKSHHTLADLKRQRAAAKLNKYPAPPPPLPSTAEVEEPPVAATTPQAQSEIQTIPTPEQSSSPSQVFFTPASGDPPLLKLRAPEEEQTNNKEPCCGLM; translated from the exons ATGGAAAGGACTGAAAGTTTGCAGAAGCTAGCACTTTTTCCTTTCG AATCTAATCTCGGAGAACGAGCCGAACACAGGCACGGGATAACCGCAACCCTGGTCGCCATGGCAGCAGACCATGGCGAACTGCTGGCCGAGATGGCCACGGTCGGGCGTCTGAGTGCCACGGAGCGCCTGAAGCATGCCCAGAAACGCCGCGCCCAGCAGCTGAAGGCGTGGGCGCAGATGGAAAAGGACGCGTCCCGAGGATCCAGGGCCAAGGcggacaagaagaagaaacgcaCTACAAAAGTAAAGTTCCCCAACTCTGTCACATTGCTGGAAGCAGCGGCCCGCAACGACGTTGAGGAGG TGAGAGAGCTGCTCAACAGCGGTGTCAGCCCAGATCTGGTCAATGAGGACGGACTGACAGCCCTGCATCAG tgcTGCATCGACGACTTTGTGGAGATAGTTCAGTGCCTGCTAGATGCTGGTGCCTCGGTGAACGCCTGCGACAGTGAGCTGTGGACGCCGCTGCACGCTGCTGCCACCTGTGGACACACTGGACTAGTGCAGCTCCTCATTCAGGC TGGAGCCAACCTGCTGGCTGTCAATGCAGACGGCAACATGGCCTATGACCTCTGTGAGGATGAGGCTACACTGGAGCTGCTAGAGATGGTTATGGCTGAGCAGG gGATAACTCAGAAGCGGATAGATGAATGCAGAGGCGCGAAAGAGCTGGCCATGCTTGCTGACGTGGAGGCTTTGATTAACTCCGGAGCAGATTTAAATGCACAAGACAACAATGGGGCGACGCTG CTCCACATAGCATCTGCCAATGGCTACATGTCTGTAGCAGAGCTGCTAGTCGACCAAAGGGCTCAGCTGGAACTGAAAGACTCTGACGGATGGACGCCGCTTCACGCTGCCGCCTGCTGGGGACAG ATCCAAGTGGTGGAGCTGCTGGTGGCTCACGGAGCCAATCTGAACTCCAAGTCTGTTTTAGATGAGACGCCGCTCG ATGTGTGTATCGATGAGGAGGTCAGAGCCAAACTGACGGACTTGAAGAACAAACACGACGCCATCATGAAAAGTCAGGACAAGCAGAAGGGCACGCTGCAAAGACGAGTGTCCAGCACTGGAAGCAGAGG GAAGGTTGTGCGTCGGGTCAGCGTGAACGAACGCTCCAGTCTGTACCGCCGGGAGCACCACAGGGAGGCCATCGTCTGGCAGGAGCCGGCGACCACACCTGAACCGCAGGACGACGACGAGGACAGACAGACTGACATTGAGCTGCTTCGGCATGCTCACATG GTTGCTACCGGAGCAGCAACGACACGCTTGGAGGAACTGGAGGTTGCCGACAGAAAGATCGCGTCATCTAGCGTGGCGAACGGGGAGACATCCGTGTCTCTGGCTTCCTCTGTGCCTGGTGAGCTGTGGAGCGGCGGGGGCCGCATGGATCGCAGCGGCACCTACGAGCTCAGTCCTGCGTCCCGGCAAGCGGAGGGCGAGGGCGCGGACAGCATGACCCGGGAGAAATCGCACCACACCCTGGCCGACCTGAAGCGCCAGCGCGCGGCTGCCAAGCTCAATAAGTATCCTGCACCTCCTCCCCCGCTGCCCTCCACCGCCGAGGTGGAGGAGCCTCCTGTCGCCGCGACGACCCCTCAGGCTCAATCAGAAATCCAAACGATCCCGACTCCAGAGCAGTCGTCGTCTCCCAGTCAGGTGTTCTTCACCCCAGCCAGCGGAGATCCTCCCTTGCTGAAACTGCGGGCCCCTGAAGAGGAGCAGACCAACAACAAGGAGCCATGCTGTGGCCTCATGTAG